Proteins encoded within one genomic window of Pseudorasbora parva isolate DD20220531a chromosome 3, ASM2467924v1, whole genome shotgun sequence:
- the LOC137071067 gene encoding myosin heavy chain, fast skeletal muscle-like — protein MSTDAEMAAYGKAAIYLRKPEKERIEAQTKPFDAKSACYVADVKELYLKATIKSKDGGKVTVVLLDTKEERVAKEEDVHPMNPPKYDKIEDMAMMTHLNEASVLYNLKERYAAWMIYTYSGLFCATVNPYKWLPVYDAEVVSAYRGKKRMEAPPHIFSVSDNAYQFMQCDRENQSVLITGESGAGKTVNTKRVIQYFATVAVSGGEKKKEDSKIKGSLEDQIIAANPLLESYGNAKTVRNDNSSRFGKFIRIHFGPSGKLASADIETYLLEKSRVSFQLPDERGYHIFYQMMTNHKPELIEMTLITTNPYDFPMCSQGQITVASIDDKVELDATDDAIDILGFNNEEKMAIYKFTGAVLHHGNMKFKQKQREEQAEPDGNEEADKIAYLLGLNSADMLKALCYPRVKVGNEYVTKGQTVPQVYNSVSALAKSIYERMFLWMVVRINQMLDTKQQRNFYIGVLDIAGFEIFDYNSMEQLCINFTNEKLQQFFNHTMFVLEQEEYKKEGIVWEFIDFGMDLASCIELIEKPMGIFSILEEECMFPKASDTSFKNKLYDQHLGKNKAFEKPKPAKGKAEAHFSLVHYAGTVDYNVTGWLDKNKDPLNDSVLLLYQKSSNKLLATLYPPVVEDTTKKGGKKKGGSMQTVSSQFRENLGKLMTNLRSTHPHFVRCLIPNESKTPGLMENFLVIHQLRCNGVLEGIRICRKGFPSRIQYGDFKQRYKVLNAGVIPDGQFMDNKKASEKLLGSIDVNHDEYKFGHTKVFFKAGLLGTLEEMRDEKLAALVTMTQALGRGYVMRKEYVKMTERRESIYTIQYNIRSFMNVKHWPWMKVYYKIKPLLKTAETEKELSGMKEEFTKCKEALAKSEAKKKELEEKMVSLLQEKNDLQLQVASEAEGLSDAEERCEGLIKSKIQLEAKLKETTERLEDEEEINAELTAKKRKLEDECSELKKDIDDLELTLAKVEKEKHATENKVKNLTEEMAGQDESIAKLTKEKKALQEAHQQTLDDLQAEEDKVNTLTKSKTKLEQQVDDLEGSLEQEKKLRMDLERAKRKLEGDLKLSQESVMDLENDKQQSDEKIKKKEFETSQLLSKIEDEQSLGAQLQKKIKELQARIEELEEEIEAERAARAKVEKQRADLSRELEEISERLEEAGGATSAQIEMNKKREAEFQKLRRDLEESTLQHEATAAALRKKQADSVAELGEQIDNLQRVKQKLEKEKSEYKMEIDDLSSNMEAVAKAKGNLEKMCRTLEDQLSEIKSKNDENIRQINDLSTQRARFQTENGEFGRQLEEKEALVSQLTRGKQASTQQIEELKRHIEEEVKAKNALAHAVQSARHDCDLLREQFEEEQEAKAELQRGMSKANSEVAQWRTKYETDAIQRTEELEESKKKLAQRLQEAEEQVEAVNSKCASLEKTKQRLQGEVEDLMVDVERANGLAANLDKKQRNFDKVLAEWKQKYEEGQAELEGAQKEARSLSTELFKMKNSYEESMDQLETLKRENKNLQQEISDLTEQLGETGKSIHELEKAKKTVETEKSEIQTALEEAEGTLEHEESKILRVQLELNQIKGEIDRKLAEKDEEMEQIKRNSQRVIESMQGTLDSEVRSRNDALRIKKKMEGDLNEMEIQLSHANRQAAEAQKQLRNVQGQLKDAQLHLDDAQRGQEDMKEQVAMVERRNTLMQSEIEELRAGLEQTERGRKVAEQELVDISERVGLLHSQNTSLLNTKKKLEADLVQVQGEVDDTVQEARNAEEKAKKAITDAALMAEELKKEQDTSSHLERMKKNLEVTVKDLQHRLDEAENLAMKGGKKQLQKLESRVHELEAEVEAEQRRGVDAVKGVRKYERRVKELTYQTDEDKKNISRLQDLVDKLQLKVKTYKRQSEEAEEQANTHLSKLRKVQNELEEAEERADISESQVNKLKVKSRDAGKVKEE, from the exons ATGAGTACGGACGCGGAGATGGCCGCTTATGGCAAGGCTGCCATTTACCTTCGTAAGCCTGAGAAGGAGAGAATTGAGGCTCAAACCAAACCATTTGATGCCAAGTCTGCCTGCTATGTGGCTGATGTCAAAGAGTTGTACCTCAAGGCAACAATCAAGAGCAAAGATGGTGGCAAAGTCACAGTTGTTTTGCTTGACACTAAGGAG GAAAGAGTTGCTAAGGAAGAAGATGTCCACCCAATGAATCCTCCAAAGTATGACAAGATTGAGGACATGGCCATGATGACCCATCTCAATGAAGCCTCTGTGCTGTATAACCTCAAAGAGCGTTATGCTGCATGGATGATCTAC ACCTACTCTGGACTCTTCTGTGCAACTGTGAACCCCTACAAGTGGCTCCCAGTGTATGATGCTGAAGTTGTGTCTGCCTACAGAGGCAAAAAGCGTATGGAGGCCCCACCCCACATCTTCTCTGTCTCTGACAACGCCTATCAGTTTATGCAGTGTG ATAGAGAAAACCAGTCTGTCCTGATTAC TGGAGAATCCGGTGCTGGAAAGACTGTGAACACCAAACGTGTCATCCAGTACTTTGCCACAGTTGCAGTGTCAGGTGGTGAGAAGAAGAAAGAGGACAGCAAAATAAAG GGCTCTCTTGAGGACCAGATCATTGCTGCCAACCCTCTGCTTGAGTCTTATGGTAATGCAAAGACTGTGAGAAATGACAACTCCTCTCGTTTT GGTAAATTCATCAGAATTCACTTTGGTCCTTCTGGAAAACTGGCTAGCGCTGACATTGAGACAT ATCTGCTGGAGAAGTCTAGAGTGTCATTCCAGCTTCCAGATGAGAGAGGCTACCACATCTTCTACCAGATGATGACCAACCATAAGCCTGAGCTGATTG AAATGACGCTCATCACCACCAACCCCTATGACTTCCCCATGTGCAGTCAGGGTCAGATCACAGTGGCCAGCATTGATGATAAAGTGGAGCTGGATGCTACTGAT GATGCTATTGACATTCTGGGTTTCAATAATGAGGAGAAAATGGCTATCTACAAGTTCACTGGAGCTGTGCTTCATCATGGTAACATGAAGTTCAAGCAGAAGCAGCGTGAGGAGCAGGCCGAGCCTGATGGCAATGAGG aGGCTGATAAAATCGCCTACCTTCTGGGTTTGAACTCTGCTGATATGCTGAAGGCTTTGTGCTACCCCAGAGTCAAGGTCGGAAATGAGTATGTGACCAAAGGTCAGACTGTGCCACAG GTGTACAACTCTGTTAGTGCCTTGGCCAAATCTATCTATGAGAGGATGTTCTTGTGGATGGTCGTTCGTATCAACCAGATGTTGGACACAAAACAGCAAAGAAATTTCTACATTGGTGTGCTGGATATTGCTGGCTTTGAGATCTTTGAT tACAACAGCATGGAGCAGCTGTGCATCAACTTCACCAATGAGAAACTGCAACAGTTTTTCAACCACACCATGTTTGTGCTGGAACAAGAGGAGTACAAGAAGGAGGGCATTGTTTGGGAGTTCATTGATTTTGGCATGGACTTGGCCTCTTGCATAGAGCTCATTGAGAAG cCCATGGGTATCTTCTCCATCCTTGAAGAGGAGTGCATGTTCCCTAAGGCTTCAGACACTTCCTTCAAGAACAAGCTGTATGATCAGCATCTTGGCAAGAACAAAGCTTTTGAGAAACCAAAGCCTGCCAAAGGCAAGGCTGAAGCTCACTTCTCTCTGGTTCACTACGCTGGAACTGTGGACTACAACGTCACTGGCTGGTTGGACAAGAACAAGGATCCATTGAATGATTCTGTTTTGCTGCTGTACCAGAAGTCTTCTAACAAGCTGCTGGCTACTCTCTACCCACCTGTTGTTGAgg ATACTACTAAAAAGGGAGGCAAGAAGAAGGGTGGTTCCATGCAGACTGTGTCCTCCCAGTTCAGG GAGAACTTGGGCAAACTCATGACCAACTTGAGGAGCACTCACCCTCACTTTGTGCGCTGCCTGATTCCTAATGAGTCCAAGACTCCAG GTCTCATGGAGAACTTCCTGGTTATCCACCAGCTGAGGTGTAACGGTGTACTAGAGGGTATCAGAATCTGCAGAAAGGGTTTCCCCAGCAGAATCCAATATGGTGACTTTAAGCAGAG ATACAAGGTGCTGAATGCCGGTGTTATCCCAGATGGACAGTTTATGGATAACAAGAAGGCCAGTGAGAAACTCCTGGGATCCATCGATGTTAATCACGATGAGTACAAATTTGGACACACAAAG GTGTTCTTCAAAGCTGGTCTTCTGGGTACTCTTGAGGAGATGCGTGATGAGAAACTGGCAGCTCTGGTCACAATGACTCAGGCTCTCGGTCGTGGATACGTGATGAGGAAGGAGTATGTGAAAATGACGGAAAGGAG GGAGTCCATTTACACCATCCAATACAACATCCGCTCATTCATGAATGTCAAACACTGGCCATGGATGAAGGTTTACTACAAGATTAAGCCTCTGCTGAAGACTGCTGAGACTGAAAAGGAGCTGTCAGGCATGAAAGAGGAATTTACTAAATGCAAAGAGGCTTTAGCTAAGTCTGAAGCCAAAAAGAAGGAGCTTGAAGAGAAGATGGTATCACTGCTGCAAGAGAAAAATGATCTGCAGCTGCAAGTAGCATCT gaagctgAGGGTCTCTCAGATGCCGAGGAGAGGTGCGAGGGTCTGATCAAGAGCAAAATCCAGCTTGAAGCTAAACTCAAAGAGACAACTGAGAGACTGGAGGATGAGGAAGAAATCAATGCTGAGCTGACAGCCAAAAAGAGGAAACTGGAGGATGAGTGCTCTGAGCTGAAGAAAGACATTGATGACCTCGAGCTCACCTTGGCTAAAGTGGAGAAGGAGAAACATGCCACTGAGAATAAG GTCAAGAATTTGACTGAGGAAATGGCAGGTCAGGATGAGAGCATTGCCAAGCTTACGAAGGAGAAGAAAGCCCTCCAAGAGGCACATCAGCAGACACTGGATGATCTTCAGGCCGAGGAGGACAAAGTCAACACCCTGACCAAATCCAAGACAAAGCTTGAGCAGCAAGTTGATGAT CTTGAGGGTTCCCTTGAACAAGAGAAGAAGCTCCGCATGGATCTTGAGAGAGCCAAGAGAAAGCTTGAAGGAGATCTGAAATTATCCCAAGAGTCTGTCATGGACCTGGAGAATGACAAGCAGCAATCTGATGagaaaattaaaaa GAAAGAATTTGAAACAAGCCAGCTGCTCAGCAAGATAGAAGATGAACAATCCCTGGGTGCTCAACTACAAAAGAAGATCAAGGAgcttcag GCTCGCATTGAGGAACTGGAGGAAGAGATTGAGGCTGAGCGTGCTGCTCGGGCCAAGGTTGAGAAGCAAAGAGCTGATCTCTCCAGGGAACTTGAGGAGATCAGTGAGAGGCTTGAGGAGGCTGGAGGAGCCACTTCTGCTCAGATTGAGATGAATAAGAAGCGGGAAGCCGAATTCCAGAAGCTGCGTCGTGATCTTGAAGAGTCCACGCTCCAGCATGAAGCTACTGCTGCTGCCCTCCGCAAGAAGCAGGCAGACAGTGTGGCTGAGCTTGGAGAGCAAATCGACAACCTGCAGCGTGTCAAGCAGAAGCttgagaaagagaagagtgaaTACAAAATGGAGATTGACGATCTTTCCAGCAACATGGAAGCTGTTGCCAAAGCAAAG GGCAATCTTGAGAAGATGTGCCGCACACTTGAGGACCAACTTAGTGAAATTAAGTCCAAGAATGACGAGAACATTCGCCAGATAAATGATCTCAGTACTCAAAGAGCAAGATTTCAGACTGAAAATG GTGAGTTTGGCCGTCAGCTGGAGGAGAAGGAGGCTCTGGTTTCTCAGCTCACCAGAGGCAAACAAGCTTCTACTCAGCAAATTGAGGAGCTGAAGAGGCATATTGAAGAGGAGGTTAAG GCTAAGAACGCACTGGCTCATGCTGTACAATCAGCCCGTCATGACTGTGACCTGCTCCGTGAGCAGTTTGAGGAAGAGCAGGAGGCAAAGGCTGAGCTGCAGCGGGGAATGTCAAAGGCCAACAGTGAGGTTGCTCAGTGGAGAACCAAATATGAAACGGATGCCATCCAGCGCACTGAGGAGCTTGAAGAGTCGAA GAAAAAGCTGGCTCAGCGTCTGCAAGAGGCAGAGGAACAAGTTGAGGCAGTGAACTCCAAATGTGCATCTCTGGAGAAGACCAAACAGAGACTCCAGGGTGAGGTGGAGGACCTCATGGTTGATGTGGAGAGAGCCAATGGTTTGGCTGCTAACCTTGACAAAAAGCAGAGGAACTTTGACAAG GTCTTGGCAGAATGGAAGCAGAAATATGAGGAAGGTCAGGCAGAGCTGGAAGGTGCCCAGAAAGAGGCTCGTTCACTCAGCACTGAACTGTTCAAGATGAAGAACTCCTATGAGGAGAGTATGGATCAGCTGGAGACCCTCAAGAGAGAGAACAAGAATCTGCAGC aggAGATTTCAGATCTGACAGAACAGTTAGGTGAGACTGGAAAGAGCATTCATGAGCTGGAAAAGGCCAAGAAGACAGTGGAGACTGAGAAGTCAGAGATTCAGACCGCCCTGGAGGAGGCTGAA GGCACCCTGGAGCATGAGGAGTCCAAGATTCTTCGTGTCCAGCTTGAGCTAAACCAGATCAAAGGAGAGATTGACAGGAAGCTTGCAGAGAAGGATGAGGAGATGGAGCAGATCAAGAGGAACAGCCAGAGAGTCATTGAATCCATGCAgggcactctggactctgaagtTAGGAGCAGGAATGATGCCCTGAGAATCAAGAAGAAGATGGAGGGAGACCTTAATGAGATGGAGATTCAGCTGAGCCATGCCAATCGCCAGGCTGCTGAGGCCCAGAAACAGCTCAGGAATGTTCAGGGACAACTCAAG GATGCCCAACTGCACCTTGATGATGCTCAGAGAGGACAGGAAGACATGAAGGAGCAGGTGGCCATGGTGGAGCGCAGAAACACTCTGATGCAGTCTGAGATTGAGGAGCTGAGAGCTGGTCTGGAGCAGACAGAGAGAGGCCGCAAAGTGGCTGAACAAGAGCTGGTGGATATCAGTGAGCGTGTTGGACTGCTGCACTCTCAG AACACAAGTCTCTTAAACACCAAGAAGAAGCTTGAGGCCGACCTTGTTCAGGTCCAGGGTGAAGTTGATGACACTGTACAGGAAGCCAGAAATGCAGAGGAGAAGGCCAAGAAGGCCATCACTGAT GCCGCATTGatggcagaagagctgaagaagGAGCAGGACACAAGTTCTCACCTTGAGAGGATGAAGAAGAATCTGGAGGTCACAGTGAAGGACCTTCAGCACCGTCTGGATGAGGCTGAGAATCTGGCCATGAAGGGAGGAAAGAAACAACTCCAGAAGTTGGAGTCCAGA GTCCATGAACTTGAGGCTGAAGTTGAAGCAGAGCAGAGACGTGGAGTTGATGCTGTTAAGGGTGTCCGCAAATATGAAAGGAGAGTTAAGGAGCTCACCTACCAG ACTGATGAGGACAAGAAGAACATCAGCAGACTCCAGGATCTGGTGGACAAACTGCAGCTGAAGGTCAAAACCTACAAGAGGCAGTCTGAAGAGGCG GAGGAACAAGCAAACACTCATCTGTCCAAGTTGAGGAAGGTGCAGAATGAGCTTGAGGAGGCTGAGGAGCGTGCTGATATTTCTGAGTCTCAGGTCAACAAGCTCAAAGTTAAGAGCCGTGATGCTGGAAAG GTAAAAGAAGAATGA